A portion of the Streptomyces coeruleoprunus genome contains these proteins:
- a CDS encoding glycosyltransferase, which translates to MTPTPRIAVLVPTYHQAAFLGRALRGLLAQTVTDWEAVVVDDGSTDRTPDIVAPYLTDPRVGHRRHAGNRGLGAALNTALGLTRAPAVAYLPSDDLWDPDHLAALLDVLADPAVALAHTGVRHHEHLVALGAPDGHPLQLVQVAHRRVPERWPERDEIESDDLERLYWSVLRRHGAVRATGRTTCTWTDHPDQRHKVIRERYDGGLNVFRRRYGVTTPLRFHSSDSGETDEPALYRRFRDRAYPPAPDGLRILLVGELAYNPERVLALAERGHRLFGLWTDDGLGMNTVGPLPFGHVADLPRQDWARALRSVRPDVVHAQLNWRAVPFAHEVLRAVPDVPFVWHYKESPQASVRRGEWPLLADLVTLSDARLFCSPEERDWFALALPDRMDPATSYVLDGDLPKADWFDGPCAARLSETDPDGAPHTVVIGRPLGMDAAFVSRLAAHGVHLHFHGLVRDRGPGGAWTSWLDEAVRAAPGRVHVHPHVDQRGWRRVLSRYDAGWLHRVRSANGGDLAVASWDDLNVPARLPALMAAGVPVLQQRRPGCAVAAERLVDGLGIGVLYDDADDVAERLRDQVAMKGRRAAVADRRHTFAFDAHADALCALLRRCAAEGPRHAAARRRA; encoded by the coding sequence ATGACCCCCACCCCCCGCATCGCCGTCCTCGTGCCGACGTACCACCAGGCCGCCTTCCTCGGCCGGGCGTTGCGCGGCCTGCTCGCCCAGACGGTGACCGACTGGGAGGCGGTGGTCGTCGACGACGGGTCGACGGACCGCACGCCGGACATCGTGGCCCCGTACCTCACCGACCCCCGCGTCGGCCACCGCCGCCACGCCGGCAACCGCGGCCTGGGCGCGGCCCTCAACACGGCCCTCGGCCTGACCCGTGCCCCCGCCGTCGCCTACCTGCCGTCCGACGACCTGTGGGACCCGGACCACCTCGCCGCGCTGCTCGACGTGCTGGCCGACCCGGCCGTCGCCCTCGCCCACACCGGCGTACGCCACCACGAACACCTCGTCGCCCTGGGAGCCCCGGACGGACACCCCCTCCAGCTGGTGCAGGTCGCCCACCGCCGGGTGCCGGAACGCTGGCCGGAGCGGGACGAGATCGAGAGCGACGACCTGGAGCGCCTGTACTGGTCGGTGCTGCGGCGCCACGGAGCCGTCCGCGCCACCGGACGCACCACCTGCACCTGGACGGACCACCCGGACCAGCGCCACAAGGTCATCCGGGAGCGGTACGACGGCGGCCTCAACGTCTTCCGCCGCCGGTACGGCGTGACCACTCCCCTGCGCTTCCACTCGTCCGACAGCGGCGAGACCGACGAACCCGCCCTCTACCGGCGCTTCCGGGACCGCGCGTACCCGCCCGCGCCCGACGGCCTGCGCATCCTGCTGGTCGGGGAACTCGCGTACAACCCGGAGCGGGTGCTCGCGCTCGCCGAGCGCGGCCACCGCCTCTTCGGCCTGTGGACGGACGACGGGCTCGGCATGAACACCGTGGGCCCGCTGCCCTTCGGCCACGTCGCCGATCTGCCGCGGCAGGACTGGGCCCGCGCACTGCGGTCGGTGCGGCCGGACGTCGTCCACGCCCAGCTGAACTGGCGGGCCGTGCCCTTCGCGCACGAGGTGCTGCGCGCCGTGCCCGACGTGCCGTTCGTCTGGCACTACAAGGAGTCGCCCCAGGCGTCGGTCCGGCGCGGCGAGTGGCCCCTGCTGGCCGACCTGGTGACGCTGTCCGACGCGCGGCTGTTCTGCTCCCCGGAGGAGCGGGACTGGTTCGCCCTCGCGCTGCCGGACCGGATGGACCCGGCCACGTCGTACGTGCTCGACGGCGACCTGCCCAAGGCGGACTGGTTCGACGGGCCGTGCGCGGCGCGCCTCTCCGAGACCGATCCGGACGGCGCGCCGCACACCGTCGTCATCGGCCGGCCGCTGGGCATGGACGCCGCGTTCGTGTCGCGCCTCGCCGCCCACGGCGTCCATCTGCACTTCCACGGGCTGGTGCGCGACCGGGGCCCGGGCGGCGCGTGGACGTCGTGGCTGGACGAGGCCGTACGGGCCGCGCCCGGCCGCGTCCATGTGCATCCGCACGTCGACCAGCGGGGCTGGCGGCGCGTCCTGTCCCGGTACGACGCGGGCTGGCTGCACCGCGTGCGCAGCGCCAACGGCGGCGACCTCGCGGTGGCCTCCTGGGACGACCTCAACGTGCCGGCACGGCTGCCCGCGCTGATGGCCGCCGGTGTCCCGGTGCTCCAGCAGCGCAGGCCGGGCTGCGCGGTGGCCGCGGAGCGGCTGGTGGACGGGCTGGGCATCGGCGTGCTGTACGACGACGCCGACGACGTGGCGGAACGGCTCCGGGACCAGGTCGCGATGAAGGGCCGCCGGGCGGCCGTGGCCGACCGGCGGCACACCTTCGCGTTCGACGCGCACGCCGACGCCCTGTGCGCCCTGTTGCGGCGCTGCGCCGCCGAGGGGCCCCGCCACGCCGCCGCGCGGAGGCGCGCATGA
- the folP gene encoding dihydropteroate synthase, translated as MELLLGGERVDLTRRVLVMGVLNRTRDSFYDGGAYFALDALLRRAEELVAGGADVLDVGARPAGVGVREVPEAEETDLAASTVEELRRRFDVPLSVDTRRARVAAEAYRAGAVIGNDMSGFADPDYLPAAAAAGAAVVATHIRLPVGVPDPDPRYDDLVGDVKRRLLELGDRARRAGLPRAAVVLDPGIDLGKTWRQSLTLLARFADFAALGHPLLAAPSNKIFLGRLLGRDKHERGPATVAACALAVGRGARLVRVHDVAPVRDAVDLAVALEHAATES; from the coding sequence ATGGAGCTGCTGCTCGGCGGGGAGCGCGTCGACCTGACGCGCCGGGTGCTCGTCATGGGCGTGCTGAACCGGACCCGGGACTCGTTCTACGACGGCGGCGCCTATTTCGCGCTGGACGCGCTGCTGCGCCGCGCCGAGGAGCTGGTCGCCGGGGGCGCCGACGTCCTGGACGTCGGCGCCCGTCCGGCCGGTGTCGGCGTCCGCGAGGTCCCGGAGGCGGAGGAGACCGATCTCGCCGCCTCCACCGTCGAGGAGTTGCGCAGGCGCTTCGACGTGCCGCTGTCGGTGGACACGCGCAGGGCACGGGTCGCGGCCGAGGCGTACCGGGCCGGAGCGGTCATCGGCAACGACATGAGCGGCTTCGCCGACCCGGATTATCTGCCGGCGGCCGCGGCGGCGGGTGCCGCGGTCGTCGCCACCCACATCCGGCTCCCGGTCGGCGTCCCGGATCCCGATCCCCGGTACGACGACCTCGTCGGCGACGTGAAACGGCGTCTTCTGGAACTGGGCGACCGGGCGCGCCGGGCCGGACTGCCGCGCGCGGCCGTCGTCCTGGACCCCGGTATCGACCTGGGCAAGACCTGGCGCCAGTCGCTCACGCTCCTGGCCCGCTTCGCCGACTTCGCGGCACTGGGCCACCCGTTGCTGGCCGCGCCGTCCAACAAGATCTTCCTGGGCCGGCTGCTCGGCCGTGACAAGCACGAGCGCGGCCCGGCCACGGTCGCGGCCTGCGCCCTCGCGGTGGGCCGCGGTGCCCGGCTGGTACGCGTCCACGACGTGGCGCCGGTCAGGGACGCGGTGGACCTGGCGGTGGCCCTGGAGCACGCGGCGACAGAAAGCTGA
- a CDS encoding protoporphyrinogen/coproporphyrinogen oxidase has product MSARLAVIGAGPTGLGAAHRLRELGHDDFVVLEATGRVGGLARSETDGRGFTYDIGGHVLFSHYPYYTELVERLLGDDFTEIRREASIRMEQRYIPYPFQNNIRGLEPGTVFECLSGLIAAQRAGRDGRVPATFRDWVHATFGSGIARHFMLPYNLKVWATPPEEMGHQWIGERVATVDVDAVLRNVVLGEETRDWGPNSTFRYPLHGGTGHLFERLAEPVVDRVRWHARVVAVDPGARYARTADGRVWAYDALLSTMPLDDLVGCCASAPADVAEAARLLRSTGTHVVGVAVDRRIDSPHTWVYFPEPDVPFYRATYLSSYSPHLVRRPGQTLLLTETSTSAHRPVDGASAVAGAVDGLVRAGLLRETDRSLIVSTWHCAEPKTYPVPTLDRDAALGVIHSWLSRHGIASRGRFGAWRYEIGNMDHSCMQGVEWADHVVNGAPEQVWAS; this is encoded by the coding sequence ATGAGCGCGCGGCTCGCGGTGATCGGGGCGGGGCCCACCGGGCTGGGCGCGGCCCACCGGCTGCGCGAGCTGGGACACGACGACTTCGTGGTCCTGGAGGCCACCGGCCGGGTGGGGGGCCTCGCCCGCTCCGAGACCGACGGGCGGGGCTTCACGTACGACATCGGCGGCCACGTGCTGTTCAGTCACTACCCGTACTACACGGAGCTGGTGGAGCGGCTGCTGGGCGACGACTTCACGGAGATCCGGCGCGAGGCGTCGATCCGGATGGAGCAGCGGTACATCCCGTACCCGTTCCAGAACAACATCCGCGGGCTCGAACCCGGCACGGTCTTCGAGTGCCTGTCCGGGCTGATCGCCGCGCAGCGCGCCGGGCGGGACGGCCGGGTTCCGGCGACCTTCCGGGACTGGGTCCACGCCACCTTCGGCAGCGGCATCGCCCGGCACTTCATGCTGCCCTACAACCTCAAGGTGTGGGCGACACCGCCGGAGGAGATGGGGCACCAGTGGATCGGCGAGCGGGTGGCGACGGTCGACGTGGACGCGGTGCTGCGCAACGTCGTGCTGGGTGAGGAGACCCGGGACTGGGGCCCCAACAGCACTTTCCGCTATCCGCTGCACGGCGGGACCGGGCACCTCTTCGAGAGGCTGGCCGAGCCCGTCGTCGACCGCGTCCGGTGGCACGCCCGCGTCGTCGCCGTCGACCCGGGGGCGCGGTACGCGCGCACCGCGGACGGCCGTGTGTGGGCGTACGACGCGCTGCTGTCCACGATGCCGCTCGACGACCTCGTCGGCTGCTGCGCGAGCGCCCCGGCCGATGTCGCCGAGGCCGCACGCCTGCTGCGGTCCACCGGTACGCACGTGGTGGGCGTGGCGGTCGACCGCCGTATCGACTCGCCGCACACCTGGGTGTACTTCCCCGAGCCGGACGTCCCGTTCTACCGGGCCACCTACCTGTCGAGCTACTCGCCGCACCTGGTCCGCAGGCCGGGGCAGACGCTCCTGCTGACCGAGACGTCCACCTCGGCGCACCGGCCGGTCGACGGCGCGTCGGCCGTGGCGGGCGCCGTCGACGGGCTCGTGCGGGCGGGGCTGCTGCGGGAGACGGACCGGTCGCTGATCGTGTCCACCTGGCACTGCGCCGAGCCGAAGACGTATCCGGTGCCGACGCTGGACCGGGACGCCGCACTGGGGGTCATCCACTCGTGGCTGTCCCGCCACGGCATCGCCTCGCGGGGGCGGTTCGGGGCGTGGCGGTACGAGATCGGCAACATGGACCACTCCTGCATGCAGGGCGTCGAGTGGGCCGACCACGTGGTGAACGGGGCGCCCGAGCAGGTGTGGGCGTCATGA